From a region of the Chloroflexota bacterium genome:
- a CDS encoding methylenetetrahydrofolate reductase C-terminal domain-containing protein, producing the protein MKWYEFGPIAWAREYINTHPRFENFLSQVMLPPEAVIKKTLFGCQSCGQCLLHENGYTCPMRCPKTSRNGPCGGVRANGHCEVYPERWCVWYRAYYRSKTAPMPKAWREDMYKNHEPVNWELINTSSFLNVFTGRDHGVKSHPPTVKKTAPAKPEEKKAAPPSPAAKA; encoded by the coding sequence ATGAAATGGTACGAGTTCGGTCCAATCGCGTGGGCGCGCGAGTACATCAACACTCATCCGCGCTTTGAGAATTTCCTCAGCCAAGTCATGCTTCCCCCCGAAGCCGTTATCAAAAAGACCTTGTTCGGTTGCCAGTCTTGCGGTCAATGCCTCTTGCACGAAAACGGCTATACTTGTCCGATGCGGTGCCCCAAAACTTCGCGCAATGGTCCGTGCGGCGGCGTGCGCGCGAACGGTCACTGCGAAGTATACCCCGAACGCTGGTGTGTGTGGTATCGCGCGTACTATCGCTCCAAGACCGCGCCGATGCCTAAAGCGTGGCGCGAAGATATGTACAAAAATCACGAGCCGGTCAATTGGGAACTGATCAATACCTCGTCGTTCCTCAACGTATTTACCGGACGCGATCATGGCGTCAAGTCCCATCCGCCAACTGTAAAGAAAACCGCGCCCGCCAAACCCGAAGAGAAAAAAGCCGCGCCGCCTAGTCCTGCGGCGAAAGC
- a CDS encoding NAD(P)/FAD-dependent oxidoreductase → MYDLIILGGGPAGLTAAVYALHKRIETLVISEDLGGKTAYRLQLKGLEGHEIISGLEVVEKFKRQLEYLQFAHKADRATKVVPKGNGYSVIAQGSTYEARAVIVATGARPRRLDVPGEKRLMGRGLSYSAISHAQVLIEKQAALYGSSERAIHSAAELAEVAKAVHVILPDKGASDLALGKKLRANPKVKFYDDAQLKEVRGDEFVESVVIAQQGASQEVKVDGLFIEMGLTPNSEVVADFGIVDAEGRIAVNNKCATTKPGVFAAGDVTDVYIEQVLIAIGEGAKAALSAYEYLLNQ, encoded by the coding sequence ATGTACGACCTGATCATTCTCGGCGGCGGACCTGCGGGTTTGACCGCGGCAGTGTATGCTTTGCACAAACGCATCGAAACGCTCGTCATCAGCGAAGACCTCGGCGGCAAAACGGCGTATCGGTTGCAACTCAAAGGATTGGAAGGGCACGAGATCATCTCGGGCTTGGAAGTGGTCGAGAAATTCAAACGGCAGTTGGAGTACTTGCAGTTCGCGCACAAGGCGGATCGCGCGACCAAAGTCGTGCCCAAGGGCAATGGCTATTCGGTAATCGCGCAAGGCAGTACGTATGAAGCGCGTGCGGTCATCGTCGCGACCGGCGCGCGCCCACGGCGGCTCGACGTGCCGGGCGAAAAGCGTTTGATGGGACGCGGTTTGTCTTACTCCGCGATTAGTCACGCGCAAGTACTCATCGAAAAGCAAGCGGCGCTGTACGGCAGCAGCGAACGCGCGATTCACTCGGCGGCGGAACTCGCCGAAGTCGCCAAAGCGGTGCACGTGATTTTGCCGGACAAGGGCGCGAGCGATCTCGCACTTGGCAAGAAATTGCGCGCGAATCCTAAAGTCAAATTCTACGACGACGCGCAGTTGAAAGAAGTGCGCGGCGACGAGTTCGTCGAGAGCGTCGTCATCGCGCAACAAGGCGCGTCGCAGGAAGTCAAAGTAGACGGGTTGTTCATCGAGATGGGCTTGACGCCCAATTCCGAAGTCGTCGCGGATTTCGGGATCGTGGACGCCGAGGGTCGCATTGCCGTGAACAACAAGTGCGCGACCACGAAACCCGGCGTGTTCGCCGCCGGTGATGTCACCGACGTGTATATCGAACAAGTGTTGATCGCGATCGGCGAAGGTGCGAAAGCCGCGTTGAGCGCGTACGAGTATCTGTTAAATCAGTAA
- a CDS encoding bifunctional 5,10-methylene-tetrahydrofolate dehydrogenase/5,10-methylene-tetrahydrofolate cyclohydrolase (catalyzes the formation of 5,10-methenyltetrahydrofolate from 5,10-methylenetetrahydrofolate and subsequent formation of 10-formyltetrahydrofolate from 5,10-methenyltetrahydrofolate) — MTAQIIDGKAVAAAVRNEVKEQVAQLRAQGLVPGLATVLVGARPDSVSYVTSKRQACAELGIESYHNELPENITQDELLALVNQLSADPKVHGILVQLPLPKHINEEIILSAVNIDKDVDGFHPINVGKLGMKNREPLFAPCTPAGVIELLDRIGAKISGSRAVVLGRSNIVGLPASLLLLGRDATVTICHSRTKDIAAVVREADIVVAAIGKPKFVTADMVKPGAYVIDVGVNGIPVLNPDGTPAISEKTGKPKQKLVGDVDFDAVKEIAAAITPVPGGVGPMTIAMLMKNTLRGAKHAFGLM; from the coding sequence ATGACCGCACAAATCATTGACGGAAAAGCCGTTGCCGCCGCAGTGCGGAACGAGGTCAAGGAACAAGTCGCCCAGTTGCGCGCGCAAGGACTCGTGCCCGGACTAGCAACGGTGTTGGTGGGCGCGCGCCCGGACAGCGTGAGTTACGTTACGTCAAAACGCCAGGCGTGCGCGGAACTCGGCATCGAATCTTATCACAACGAATTGCCGGAAAATATCACGCAAGATGAACTGCTCGCGCTCGTGAACCAGTTGAGCGCGGATCCAAAGGTGCATGGCATCCTCGTTCAGTTGCCTTTGCCAAAGCACATCAACGAAGAAATCATTCTCAGCGCCGTGAACATTGACAAGGACGTGGACGGTTTCCATCCGATCAACGTCGGCAAACTGGGAATGAAGAACCGCGAACCGTTGTTCGCACCCTGCACACCGGCTGGCGTGATCGAACTGCTCGACCGCATCGGCGCGAAAATCAGCGGCAGCCGCGCGGTCGTTCTGGGTCGCTCGAACATCGTTGGGTTGCCCGCGTCGTTGTTGTTGCTTGGACGCGATGCGACGGTTACGATTTGCCACAGTCGCACGAAAGACATTGCGGCGGTTGTGCGCGAGGCGGATATCGTCGTCGCAGCAATCGGCAAGCCGAAATTCGTGACGGCAGACATGGTCAAGCCCGGCGCGTATGTCATTGATGTTGGCGTGAACGGCATTCCGGTGTTGAACCCGGATGGCACGCCGGCGATCAGCGAAAAGACCGGTAAGCCGAAGCAAAAACTCGTCGGCGATGTGGATTTCGACGCGGTGAAAGAAATCGCGGCTGCAATCACACCGGTGCCGGGCGGCGTCGGACCGATGACGATCGCGATGCTGATGAAGAACACCTTACGCGGCGCGAAACACGCGTTTGGGTTGATGTAG
- a CDS encoding NADP-dependent malic enzyme, translating into MTKPVTKEELLAKAKKPAADAMELHPFYRGKVETMLKCCVRDFNDFAIWYTPGVAAPCRAIQADPELVYQHTNKWNTVAVISDGTRVLGLGDIGPKAGLPVMEGKALLYKYLGGVDGVALMIDSKDPDVIINTVKLLQPSLGGVNLEDLSQPKCFRILDTLREQCEIPIWHDDQQGTATVTLAGLINALKVVGKKINEVKIAFIGCGASNVAISRLIFSYGATPALCMMVDTKGILHKGRTDIEQRKAEFVDKWKLCNITNAEGRTGGIADALKGADVCIALSTPGPDVLKKEWIATMAQDAIVFACANPIPEMWPWDAKEAGAVVVATGRSDFPNQVNNSLGFPGIFRGTLDVRAKTITDEMCIAAAVEMATMAEEKGLSADYIMPTMDDVDVFPREAAAVAMKAIEQGIAKITNVTYQQEYEYAKKLILRARGMVHDAMATGYIELPKGSQAPKPSKKIVAVMKKATAAKPPAKKSAKKKPARKVKKGAR; encoded by the coding sequence ATGACAAAGCCAGTCACCAAAGAAGAACTGCTCGCCAAGGCGAAAAAGCCGGCGGCAGACGCGATGGAACTGCATCCATTCTATCGCGGCAAAGTCGAAACGATGCTGAAATGTTGCGTTCGTGATTTCAACGATTTCGCGATCTGGTACACGCCGGGCGTTGCCGCGCCATGCAGGGCGATTCAAGCCGATCCCGAATTGGTGTATCAACACACGAACAAGTGGAACACCGTCGCGGTGATTAGCGACGGTACGCGCGTTCTGGGTCTCGGCGACATCGGTCCCAAAGCCGGTTTGCCGGTGATGGAGGGCAAGGCGCTCCTCTACAAGTACCTGGGTGGGGTGGACGGCGTGGCGTTGATGATTGACAGCAAAGACCCCGATGTGATTATCAACACGGTTAAATTGTTGCAACCTTCGCTCGGCGGCGTCAACCTCGAAGACCTATCGCAACCGAAATGCTTTCGCATCCTCGACACGCTGCGCGAACAATGCGAGATTCCGATCTGGCACGACGATCAACAAGGCACCGCGACGGTAACACTCGCCGGTTTGATCAACGCGCTCAAAGTCGTCGGCAAGAAAATCAACGAAGTGAAAATCGCGTTCATCGGTTGCGGCGCGTCGAACGTCGCGATCAGCCGCTTGATCTTTTCGTACGGCGCGACACCCGCGCTGTGCATGATGGTGGACACAAAAGGCATCTTGCACAAAGGGCGCACCGACATCGAACAACGCAAAGCCGAGTTCGTGGACAAGTGGAAACTGTGCAACATCACGAACGCCGAAGGACGCACCGGCGGGATCGCCGATGCGCTCAAAGGCGCGGATGTGTGCATCGCGCTTTCGACGCCAGGTCCCGATGTGCTCAAGAAAGAATGGATCGCGACGATGGCGCAGGACGCGATTGTCTTTGCGTGCGCGAATCCGATTCCCGAAATGTGGCCCTGGGACGCGAAGGAAGCCGGCGCAGTTGTCGTCGCGACCGGGCGTTCCGACTTTCCGAACCAGGTCAACAACTCGCTCGGTTTCCCCGGCATTTTCCGCGGCACGCTCGATGTGCGCGCCAAGACGATTACCGACGAGATGTGCATTGCCGCCGCCGTCGAGATGGCGACGATGGCGGAGGAGAAAGGTCTCTCGGCGGATTACATCATGCCGACGATGGACGACGTAGATGTGTTCCCACGCGAAGCCGCCGCCGTCGCGATGAAAGCGATCGAGCAGGGCATCGCCAAGATTACGAACGTAACGTACCAGCAAGAGTACGAGTACGCCAAGAAATTGATTTTACGCGCGCGCGGCATGGTGCACGATGCGATGGCGACCGGCTACATCGAGTTACCTAAGGGTAGCCAAGCGCCCAAGCCCAGTAAAAAAATCGTCGCGGTGATGAAGAAAGCGACTGCCGCGAAACCGCCAGCCAAAAAGTCAGCCAAGAAAAAACCAGCACGCAAGGTGAAAAAAGGCGCGCGCTAA